The following are from one region of the Stigmatella ashevillena genome:
- a CDS encoding YlxR family protein: MPSVVCSPSPRPGARKSPSRRNLLGRTMGTRSKSRSGPPQGSLSEGPIRSCIGCGSRKAQVELTRVALDPAGEVVVDKERRLPGRGSYLCGAGCLTAALKRKAFGRAFRGKAGKVDPSKLGQAWESVPGP; the protein is encoded by the coding sequence ATGCCGAGCGTGGTGTGCTCCCCCTCTCCGCGGCCGGGAGCGCGGAAGTCGCCAAGTCGCCGTAATCTCCTGGGCCGGACCATGGGAACGCGCTCGAAGTCCCGTTCCGGCCCTCCGCAGGGCTCGCTTTCAGAGGGGCCCATCCGTAGTTGTATCGGCTGTGGGAGTCGCAAGGCGCAGGTCGAATTGACCCGGGTTGCCTTGGACCCAGCGGGCGAGGTGGTGGTGGACAAGGAGAGGCGGTTGCCCGGCCGGGGCTCCTACCTCTGCGGTGCCGGATGTCTAACGGCGGCGCTCAAGCGAAAGGCCTTCGGGCGTGCTTTTCGTGGAAAGGCGGGCAAGGTTGACCCGTCGAAGCTCGGGCAGGCGTGGGAGTCTGTTCCGGGGCCTTGA
- the nusA gene encoding transcription termination factor NusA has product MPAQANPNINLNLVLDQVAKDKGIERSVLVATLEDAMKTAAKKHFGQDRNLEAKYDVDKGVVELFQAITVVEEIVDPVQAVNQITIAEAHKKGMEVEQGDELVFQIFYRDEDAAEAKAQDDQYGDILRLKTFRRGFGRIAAQTAKQVILQRTRDAERENVFNEYKDRKNEIVTGIARRFERGNIIVDLGRAEAVLPVREQVPRETYRPGDRVQAYVLDVLRESKGPQIVLSRASVNLLTKLFEMEVPEIAEGIVVIEAAAREPGGRAKIAVSSRDSDVDPVGACVGMKGSRVQAVVQELRGEKIDIVPFDEDPASFVCSALAPAEVSRVIIDEANHAMELIVPDDQLSLAIGRRGQNVRLAAQLTGWKLDINSESRVREMREFANRSLGSLPGVNEMLIETLYAHGFRQAKDVAEASPEVLSQIPGLDPTRLPAMQESARKQMVDDAAELSRMDHEREAARIAEARRHPDELSQPERMARVRGLGEKTIEALIVSGYKTVEDIANEKDLQKLGDVPGVGIKKARQLKSAAENYLVEEAKLRVELNAERGVLPLSAAGSAEVAKSP; this is encoded by the coding sequence ATGCCTGCTCAAGCCAACCCCAACATCAACCTGAACCTCGTCCTCGACCAGGTGGCCAAGGACAAGGGCATCGAGCGGAGTGTGCTCGTCGCGACCCTCGAGGACGCGATGAAGACCGCGGCCAAGAAGCACTTCGGCCAGGATCGCAACCTCGAAGCCAAGTACGATGTGGACAAGGGCGTCGTCGAGCTGTTCCAGGCCATCACCGTGGTGGAGGAGATTGTCGACCCGGTGCAGGCGGTCAATCAGATCACCATCGCCGAGGCGCACAAGAAGGGGATGGAGGTGGAGCAGGGCGACGAGCTCGTGTTCCAGATCTTCTACCGGGATGAGGACGCCGCCGAGGCCAAGGCCCAGGACGATCAGTACGGCGACATCCTGCGCCTGAAGACGTTCCGGCGGGGCTTTGGCCGCATCGCCGCGCAGACGGCCAAGCAGGTCATCCTCCAGCGCACCCGGGATGCGGAGCGCGAGAACGTCTTCAACGAGTACAAGGACCGCAAGAACGAGATCGTCACCGGCATTGCCCGCCGGTTCGAGCGCGGCAACATCATCGTGGACCTGGGCCGGGCCGAGGCGGTGCTGCCGGTGCGCGAGCAGGTGCCCCGCGAGACGTACCGCCCCGGTGACCGCGTGCAGGCGTACGTGCTGGACGTGCTGCGCGAGTCCAAGGGGCCCCAGATCGTCCTGAGTCGCGCGTCGGTGAACCTGCTGACCAAGCTCTTCGAGATGGAGGTGCCTGAAATTGCCGAGGGCATCGTCGTCATCGAGGCGGCGGCGCGCGAGCCCGGTGGCCGCGCGAAGATCGCCGTGAGCAGCCGGGACTCGGACGTGGATCCGGTGGGCGCGTGTGTGGGCATGAAGGGCAGCCGCGTGCAGGCGGTGGTGCAGGAGCTGCGCGGCGAGAAGATCGACATCGTGCCCTTCGATGAGGACCCGGCCAGCTTCGTCTGCTCCGCGCTGGCGCCCGCCGAGGTCAGCCGCGTCATCATCGACGAGGCCAATCACGCCATGGAGCTCATCGTTCCGGATGATCAGCTGTCCTTGGCCATCGGGCGCCGGGGCCAGAACGTCCGCCTGGCGGCTCAGCTCACCGGCTGGAAGCTGGACATCAACAGCGAGAGCCGCGTGCGCGAGATGCGGGAGTTCGCCAACCGCTCGCTCGGGTCGCTGCCAGGCGTCAACGAGATGCTCATCGAGACGCTCTACGCCCACGGCTTCCGCCAGGCCAAGGACGTCGCCGAGGCCAGCCCCGAGGTGCTCTCGCAGATTCCGGGCCTGGATCCGACGCGCCTGCCGGCGATGCAGGAGTCCGCGCGCAAGCAGATGGTGGACGATGCGGCGGAGCTGTCCCGTATGGATCACGAGCGGGAGGCGGCGCGCATCGCCGAGGCCCGCCGCCATCCGGACGAGCTGAGTCAGCCGGAGCGCATGGCGCGCGTCCGGGGGCTGGGTGAAAAGACCATCGAGGCGCTCATCGTCAGCGGTTACAAGACGGTGGAGGACATCGCCAACGAGAAGGACCTCCAGAAGCTCGGCGACGTGCCGGGCGTGGGAATCAAGAAGGCCCGCCAGCTCAAGAGCGCGGCCGAGAACTATCTGGTGGAGGAAGCCAAGCTCCGCGTGGAGTTGAATGCCGAGCGTGGTGTGCTCCCCCTCTCCGCGGCCGGGAGCGCGGAAGTCGCCAAGTCGCCGTAA
- the rimP gene encoding ribosome maturation factor RimP: MAESNFKQTVEERAMNLLEPIVAGEGLELVDLEFVREREGWVLRLFIDKPGGRVGLDECSQVSRAVDPALDVEDLVPNEYNLEVSSPGVNRPLKKLSHYERVKGQKVKVKTFGPIGDPPRKNFSGTLTEVSAEEIAVEVEGAGAFRIPFKDIAKANLEFEF; the protein is encoded by the coding sequence ATGGCGGAAAGCAACTTCAAGCAGACGGTGGAGGAGCGGGCGATGAACCTGCTTGAGCCCATCGTTGCGGGCGAGGGACTCGAACTGGTGGATCTCGAGTTCGTCCGTGAGCGTGAGGGGTGGGTGCTTCGCCTGTTCATCGACAAGCCGGGGGGCCGGGTGGGCCTGGATGAGTGCAGCCAGGTCTCCCGCGCGGTGGATCCGGCCCTGGACGTCGAGGACCTCGTCCCCAACGAGTACAACCTGGAGGTTTCCAGCCCCGGGGTGAACCGGCCGCTGAAGAAGCTGTCGCACTACGAGCGGGTGAAGGGGCAGAAGGTCAAGGTGAAGACCTTCGGTCCCATCGGCGACCCGCCCCGCAAGAACTTCTCTGGCACGCTCACCGAGGTGTCGGCCGAGGAGATCGCGGTCGAGGTAGAGGGGGCGGGCGCTTTCCGCATCCCCTTCAAGGACATCGCCAAAGCGAACCTGGAGTTCGAGTTCTAG
- a CDS encoding carbon-nitrogen hydrolase family protein yields MHLIAAAQMVSTADKAHNLEAATRLVRQAAKLGARLVGLPENFSWMGSETERASAAESLEGPTLARMAELARELRLTLLAGSILESGAPGGRLYNTSVLFGPQGERLAVYRKMHLFDVEVGDGATYHESAAVAPGTEVVAAPTEVGRLGLSVCYDLRFPELYRRLSRDGATLLAVPAAFTLMTGKDHWEVLLRARAIENLCYVLAPAQGGRHSDKRVTYGHALVVDPWGLVTARASEGEGLAVAPVDSELQQRIRRNLPCLEHRRLLD; encoded by the coding sequence ATGCACCTCATCGCCGCCGCTCAAATGGTGTCGACCGCCGACAAGGCCCACAACCTGGAGGCGGCCACCCGGCTTGTCCGCCAGGCCGCCAAGCTGGGGGCGCGTCTGGTCGGATTGCCCGAGAACTTCAGCTGGATGGGCTCCGAGACCGAGCGGGCCTCGGCGGCCGAGTCCCTGGAGGGGCCCACGCTGGCCCGCATGGCGGAGTTGGCACGTGAGTTGCGGTTGACGCTCCTGGCGGGCTCCATCCTGGAGAGCGGCGCCCCGGGAGGCCGCCTGTACAACACCAGCGTGCTCTTCGGCCCCCAAGGCGAGCGCCTTGCGGTCTACCGGAAGATGCACCTCTTCGACGTCGAGGTAGGAGATGGGGCCACCTACCATGAGTCCGCGGCGGTGGCGCCGGGGACCGAGGTGGTCGCTGCCCCCACCGAGGTGGGCCGGCTGGGCCTCTCGGTCTGCTACGACTTGCGCTTCCCGGAGCTTTACCGGCGCCTGTCCCGCGATGGGGCCACGCTGCTGGCGGTTCCCGCGGCCTTCACCCTGATGACCGGCAAGGACCACTGGGAGGTCCTCCTCCGGGCCCGGGCCATCGAAAACTTGTGCTACGTGCTCGCACCCGCCCAGGGTGGGCGCCACTCCGACAAGCGTGTCACCTATGGCCATGCCCTGGTGGTGGATCCGTGGGGGCTTGTCACGGCCCGCGCCTCGGAAGGCGAGGGGTTGGCGGTGGCTCCGGTGGACTCGGAGCTCCAGCAGCGCATCCGCCGGAACCTGCCCTGCCTTGAGCACCGCCGCCTGCTGGACTAG
- a CDS encoding FecR family protein has translation MLMALALSALPAGCSPDGKPQASPPPPPIRPPTPHAHLKEVSGDVKLKRASGDEWLAARDGLPLFENDKVSTAGGAHVRIVFAHGGSVNLGEDALIGIAETRPRPGQKRTDVTVLKGKVDATLEAPATQTLSVSTPSATIQAGREIVFQ, from the coding sequence ATGCTCATGGCCCTTGCGCTTTCGGCGCTCCCCGCCGGCTGTAGCCCCGACGGGAAGCCGCAGGCGTCTCCCCCTCCACCGCCCATCCGGCCGCCCACGCCTCACGCCCACCTCAAGGAGGTGAGCGGAGATGTGAAGCTCAAGCGCGCCTCAGGAGACGAGTGGCTCGCGGCTCGCGATGGGCTCCCCCTGTTCGAGAACGACAAGGTGAGCACCGCCGGCGGGGCCCACGTGCGCATCGTCTTCGCCCACGGCGGCTCGGTGAACCTGGGAGAGGATGCGCTCATCGGCATCGCCGAAACGAGGCCCCGGCCCGGGCAGAAACGCACCGACGTCACGGTGCTCAAAGGAAAGGTGGATGCCACCCTGGAGGCGCCGGCCACCCAGACGCTCTCCGTCTCCACCCCTTCCGCCACCATCCAAGCCGGCCGGGAGATCGTCTTCCAATGA
- a CDS encoding LysM peptidoglycan-binding domain-containing protein: protein MRNALLLVAYLSATPSTTEVVVGERESLAQIAERLLGDPKGASELMALNGLTSDAVPPGTVLKLPPEADRTKALGALAAARQAVAQTSSEPTRREEASAKLQEAEAHFQAAHYLSAAQAADGASRLLSPQPVASHSTFQVSVDAEGATTVSVHTGPPVRVTAEEVTRPVNPGEVVRVEKGQPPPVPRRPMAAPALRKPEEGARIKLVPARGKLGPVTLSWTAVQGATGYGVEVLSAQGEPVHQKTVAAPQQLLELPPLPAGRYRWTVRALGEGQKPATSSERLFELVEDAVKLRVGSPAWK, encoded by the coding sequence ATGAGAAACGCACTCCTCCTCGTGGCCTATCTCAGTGCCACCCCTTCAACGACCGAGGTCGTGGTGGGCGAGCGCGAGTCGCTGGCCCAGATCGCGGAGCGTCTGCTGGGAGACCCCAAGGGGGCCAGCGAGCTGATGGCGCTCAATGGGCTGACCTCCGACGCCGTCCCACCGGGCACCGTGCTCAAGCTGCCGCCCGAAGCCGACCGCACCAAGGCCCTCGGAGCGCTGGCGGCGGCGCGTCAGGCCGTGGCCCAGACAAGCTCCGAGCCCACCCGGCGCGAAGAAGCGTCGGCGAAGCTCCAGGAGGCCGAGGCGCACTTCCAGGCCGCCCATTACCTCTCCGCGGCCCAGGCCGCCGATGGGGCCTCGCGGCTGCTGTCCCCCCAGCCCGTGGCCAGCCACTCCACCTTCCAGGTCTCGGTGGATGCGGAGGGCGCCACCACCGTCTCCGTCCACACGGGCCCCCCCGTGCGGGTGACCGCCGAGGAAGTCACCCGTCCGGTGAACCCAGGCGAGGTGGTGCGCGTGGAGAAGGGCCAGCCTCCGCCCGTGCCCCGGCGGCCCATGGCGGCCCCCGCGCTGCGCAAGCCCGAGGAGGGCGCCCGCATCAAGCTCGTGCCCGCGCGCGGCAAGCTTGGCCCGGTGACACTCTCGTGGACCGCCGTCCAGGGTGCCACCGGCTATGGGGTGGAGGTACTCTCTGCCCAGGGTGAGCCCGTGCATCAAAAGACGGTCGCCGCGCCACAGCAGCTCTTGGAGTTGCCCCCCCTGCCGGCCGGCCGTTACCGGTGGACCGTCAGGGCGCTGGGCGAAGGTCAGAAACCGGCCACCTCCTCCGAGCGCCTGTTCGAGCTGGTCGAAGATGCGGTGAAGCTCCGGGTGGGAAGTCCCGCCTGGAAGTAG
- a CDS encoding HD domain-containing phosphohydrolase — protein MRLFKAILLLMLVASIIPTVMVGWLSVSHTRELLVRDAQELAQERVKQLRLKLEDVLSGPTQAVVDLTNTSFFTKSQAEQQALIASVLTQRRDVLAITAFSAQKERLPGLQAFAVHEMAPGAVSAHEARALALLEGLSGLRYGEVAPQGQAAPVLTLALSVGEPVRGYIAADVSLSGLQEMLQQERVGSNGFFYVADRHGRVVAGGAGLSPGTDVSQRGPVSHLLEQVAHSPDTEHFHVGNFGHGTDALVSAYTLVPDLGWTIFSEQPVVQAYRQVKVMEDRILLGLGGAILVAVVLASIFSRNLTRPLKNFTTKALELASGNFGAEVNLPQKNELGELAQTFNYMSKQLMAYDMENRRLYESLEQGYLETIVALANSIDSKDAYTRGHSQRVGDVAVEIGKELSLPERQLKQLQYGGILHDIGKIGIAESILCKQSRLTDAEMDIMREHPGIGDSIIGAVSFLTGVRACVRNHHERWDGTGYPDKLKGQDIPMLARIVACADTFDACTSTRPYQKAMPLEQAVQILDKLSGAQLDPDVVAALRRVLQKKGVRLEGHRQPVKLAS, from the coding sequence GTGCGCCTGTTCAAAGCCATCCTCCTTTTGATGCTGGTGGCCAGCATCATCCCCACGGTGATGGTGGGCTGGCTGTCCGTGTCCCACACCCGAGAGCTGCTCGTGCGCGATGCGCAGGAACTGGCCCAGGAGCGGGTCAAGCAGCTGCGGCTGAAGCTGGAGGACGTCCTGTCCGGCCCGACGCAGGCTGTCGTGGACCTGACAAACACCTCCTTCTTCACCAAGTCCCAAGCCGAGCAGCAGGCCCTCATCGCCTCCGTGCTCACCCAGCGCCGCGATGTGCTGGCCATCACCGCCTTCTCCGCTCAGAAGGAGCGGCTGCCCGGGCTCCAGGCCTTCGCCGTTCACGAGATGGCGCCCGGCGCCGTCAGCGCACACGAAGCGCGGGCACTCGCCCTGTTGGAGGGGCTCAGCGGCCTGCGCTACGGCGAGGTGGCGCCCCAAGGCCAGGCAGCCCCCGTGCTGACGCTGGCCCTCTCCGTGGGCGAGCCCGTGAGGGGCTACATCGCCGCGGACGTGTCGCTCAGCGGGCTCCAGGAGATGCTCCAGCAGGAGCGCGTAGGCTCCAATGGCTTCTTCTATGTCGCGGACCGCCACGGCCGCGTCGTCGCGGGAGGCGCGGGGCTCAGCCCCGGCACGGATGTGTCCCAGCGAGGCCCGGTGAGCCACCTGCTGGAGCAGGTCGCCCATTCTCCGGACACGGAGCACTTCCACGTCGGCAACTTCGGCCACGGCACGGACGCCCTGGTCTCCGCCTACACCCTGGTGCCGGACCTGGGCTGGACCATCTTCTCCGAGCAGCCCGTGGTGCAGGCCTACCGGCAAGTCAAGGTGATGGAGGATCGCATCCTGTTGGGGCTCGGCGGCGCCATCCTGGTCGCCGTGGTGCTGGCGTCCATCTTCTCGCGCAACCTCACCCGGCCGCTGAAGAACTTCACCACCAAGGCGCTGGAGCTGGCCAGCGGCAACTTCGGCGCCGAGGTGAACCTGCCCCAGAAGAACGAGCTGGGCGAGCTGGCGCAGACCTTCAACTACATGAGCAAGCAGCTCATGGCCTATGACATGGAGAACCGCCGCCTCTACGAGAGCCTGGAGCAGGGCTATCTGGAGACCATCGTCGCGCTGGCCAACTCCATCGACTCCAAGGACGCGTACACCCGCGGCCACAGCCAGCGCGTGGGAGATGTGGCGGTGGAGATCGGCAAGGAGCTGAGCCTGCCCGAGCGCCAGCTCAAGCAGCTCCAGTATGGCGGCATCCTCCACGACATCGGGAAGATCGGCATCGCGGAGTCCATCCTCTGCAAGCAATCGCGGCTGACGGACGCGGAGATGGACATCATGCGCGAGCACCCTGGCATCGGAGACTCCATCATCGGCGCGGTGAGCTTCCTGACCGGGGTGCGCGCCTGCGTGCGCAACCACCACGAGCGCTGGGACGGCACCGGCTATCCGGACAAGCTCAAGGGTCAGGACATCCCCATGCTGGCGCGCATCGTCGCGTGCGCGGACACCTTCGATGCCTGCACCTCCACCCGGCCCTACCAGAAGGCCATGCCGCTGGAGCAAGCGGTGCAGATCCTCGACAAGCTCAGCGGTGCCCAGTTGGATCCCGACGTGGTGGCCGCCCTGCGCCGGGTCCTGCAGAAGAAGGGGGTCCGCCTGGAGGGACACCGCCAGCCGGTGAAGCTCGCTTCCTGA
- a CDS encoding DUF971 domain-containing protein, whose translation MSFWDRIKPAPKPLSATDVRLSPDGARLTLVWEDGTSTSATAQVLRQQCPCAGCVDEWTNKRTLDPARVSAELRIQQVQPVGNYALSPVFSDGHATGIYPWPLLRDITQPVS comes from the coding sequence TTGAGCTTCTGGGATCGCATCAAACCCGCCCCCAAGCCCCTCTCGGCCACGGATGTCCGGCTCTCGCCGGACGGCGCGCGGCTGACCCTGGTCTGGGAGGATGGAACGAGCACTTCCGCCACCGCGCAGGTGCTGCGCCAGCAGTGCCCCTGCGCCGGGTGCGTGGATGAGTGGACGAACAAACGCACCCTGGATCCGGCCCGCGTCTCCGCGGAGCTGCGCATCCAGCAGGTGCAGCCCGTGGGCAACTATGCGCTCAGCCCCGTCTTCAGCGACGGACACGCCACCGGCATCTACCCCTGGCCCTTGCTCCGGGACATCACCCAGCCCGTGAGCTGA
- a CDS encoding ClpXP protease specificity-enhancing factor SspB, translating into MDKTVPDKKERLLAALEQGLVMVHLDARRPGVLVPPHLRNEAHLRLNISYRFDPPDLAVGEWGVRSTLSFSGSRFTVAVPWSALFAITSHVTKEFWLYPDDIPVEFLQQTMVTSKAPLPEALTPPPPAEPRARTFLREVPGERTDSEPAEPPAQAQPQAEEPRDEPPSPPPRRGHLRLVK; encoded by the coding sequence ATGGACAAGACGGTTCCCGACAAGAAAGAGCGGCTGCTGGCGGCCCTTGAGCAAGGGCTGGTGATGGTCCACCTGGACGCTCGCCGTCCCGGGGTGCTCGTGCCACCGCATCTGCGCAACGAGGCCCACCTCCGTCTCAACATTTCCTACCGCTTTGATCCGCCGGATCTCGCGGTGGGCGAGTGGGGCGTGCGCTCCACGCTCAGTTTCTCCGGGAGCCGCTTCACGGTCGCCGTGCCCTGGTCCGCGCTGTTCGCCATCACCAGCCACGTGACGAAGGAGTTCTGGCTCTATCCGGATGACATCCCGGTGGAGTTCCTCCAGCAGACCATGGTGACGTCCAAGGCCCCCCTGCCCGAGGCGCTCACTCCGCCTCCTCCGGCGGAGCCGCGCGCGCGAACCTTCCTCCGGGAGGTGCCGGGAGAGCGGACGGACTCCGAGCCAGCGGAGCCACCGGCCCAGGCGCAGCCCCAGGCCGAGGAGCCCCGGGACGAGCCGCCCTCACCGCCTCCACGCCGTGGCCACCTGCGCCTGGTGAAGTGA
- the smpB gene encoding SsrA-binding protein SmpB, with protein sequence MAGGQAKGAGGASGVRVISENRKARATYSVDEKLEAGLELLGSEVKSLRDGTANLSDAYALPKGNELYLLNAHIGTYKPANVFTHEPTRGRKLLLHREEIDRWAAKVRERGYSIIPLVLYFKNGRAKVELGLCRGKTHEDRRQDIKERETKREMDRAVRRR encoded by the coding sequence ATGGCGGGTGGTCAGGCGAAAGGGGCAGGGGGCGCGTCCGGGGTCAGGGTCATCTCCGAGAATCGCAAGGCGCGCGCGACCTACTCCGTGGATGAGAAGCTTGAGGCGGGCTTGGAATTGCTCGGCAGTGAGGTGAAGTCTCTGCGGGATGGCACGGCCAACCTGTCGGACGCCTATGCCCTCCCTAAGGGCAATGAGCTGTATCTGCTCAATGCCCACATTGGCACCTACAAGCCCGCCAATGTGTTCACGCATGAGCCCACCCGAGGGCGCAAGCTGTTGCTGCACCGGGAGGAAATCGACCGCTGGGCAGCGAAGGTTCGCGAGCGGGGTTATTCCATCATCCCGCTTGTGCTGTACTTCAAGAACGGGCGGGCCAAGGTGGAGTTGGGGCTGTGCCGGGGCAAGACGCACGAGGATCGGCGCCAGGACATCAAGGAACGGGAGACAAAGCGGGAAATGGATCGCGCAGTGCGCCGTCGTTGA
- the panC gene encoding pantoate--beta-alanine ligase: MAPQVLRTVAEVKAWEAALRKEGRRLALVPTMGFLHEGHLSLMREGRRRADVVATSIFVNPTQFGPKEDLGRYPRDWEGDLARCAGAGVDAVFAPEPSVMYPQGYQTYVEVTEVSQGLCGERRPGHFRGVATIVTQLLCLFRPEVALFGEKDYQQLQVIRALSRDLHLGVDVVGMPTVREPDGLAMSSRNAYLSPDERKRALALSRGLGKAQALFRAGTGEAGVLLDAVRQELRAADLREDYVELVDAERLTPLATVRSGQPARLLVAAFCGATRLIDNQPLGG; the protein is encoded by the coding sequence ATGGCTCCCCAGGTTCTTCGCACCGTGGCCGAGGTGAAGGCGTGGGAGGCGGCTCTCCGGAAGGAGGGGCGCCGACTCGCGCTGGTTCCTACCATGGGGTTCCTGCACGAAGGGCACCTCTCGCTCATGCGGGAGGGCCGCCGGCGTGCGGACGTGGTGGCCACCTCCATCTTCGTCAACCCCACCCAGTTCGGTCCCAAGGAAGACCTGGGCCGTTATCCGCGCGATTGGGAGGGCGATCTGGCCCGGTGCGCCGGCGCGGGGGTCGACGCCGTTTTCGCCCCCGAGCCGAGCGTCATGTACCCGCAGGGGTATCAGACCTATGTGGAGGTGACGGAGGTCAGCCAGGGGCTGTGCGGTGAGCGGCGCCCCGGCCATTTCCGGGGCGTGGCCACCATCGTCACCCAGTTGCTGTGCCTCTTCCGCCCCGAGGTGGCCTTGTTCGGGGAGAAGGATTACCAGCAACTCCAGGTCATCCGGGCCTTGAGCCGGGACCTGCACCTGGGCGTGGACGTTGTCGGCATGCCCACCGTGCGCGAGCCGGACGGCCTGGCGATGAGCTCCCGCAATGCCTACCTCTCCCCGGACGAGCGCAAGCGTGCGCTCGCCCTCTCGCGGGGGTTGGGCAAGGCCCAAGCCCTGTTCCGGGCGGGCACTGGGGAGGCAGGGGTGCTCTTGGACGCGGTCCGTCAAGAGCTGCGGGCTGCGGATCTCCGAGAGGATTACGTGGAGCTGGTCGACGCGGAACGGCTGACCCCCCTGGCCACTGTCCGGTCTGGCCAGCCCGCGCGTCTGTTGGTGGCCGCTTTCTGTGGGGCGACACGGCTCATCGACAACCAGCCTCTGGGCGGTTAG
- the panB gene encoding 3-methyl-2-oxobutanoate hydroxymethyltransferase, which yields MKDKVTIHTLKRLKQGGQKICMVTAYDATFAHILDQAGADVLLVGDSLGMVFQGHDSTLPVTMDQMVYHCAAVSRGARRSHIVGDLPFMSYQTSVEAAVRNAGRLVAEGGVGSVKLEGGAEFADAVAAITRASIPVMGHLGLTPQSVHKMGGYVVQGKDEQAAVKILQDALALERAGAYALVLEGVPSELAQQVTQRLSIPVIGIGAGVHCDGQVLVCYDLLGMNPDFKPKFVKRYADMHGTITGAASAFFSEIRAGAFPDEDHSFHSKTLRLVASQVHRELELPETGEKVGPIYGVPV from the coding sequence GTGAAGGACAAGGTCACCATCCACACGCTGAAGCGCTTGAAGCAGGGCGGCCAGAAGATCTGTATGGTCACCGCCTACGACGCCACTTTCGCCCACATCCTGGATCAAGCAGGAGCGGACGTGCTGCTCGTCGGTGACTCCCTGGGCATGGTCTTCCAGGGGCATGACTCCACGCTCCCGGTGACGATGGACCAGATGGTCTATCACTGCGCGGCCGTGAGCCGCGGCGCCCGGCGCTCCCACATCGTGGGCGACTTGCCCTTCATGAGCTATCAGACCTCGGTGGAGGCGGCGGTCCGCAACGCGGGTCGGCTCGTGGCCGAGGGGGGCGTGGGCAGCGTGAAGCTGGAGGGAGGCGCGGAGTTCGCCGACGCGGTGGCCGCCATCACCCGTGCCAGCATTCCCGTCATGGGGCACCTGGGGCTGACCCCTCAGTCGGTCCACAAGATGGGCGGCTATGTGGTGCAGGGCAAGGATGAGCAGGCGGCGGTCAAGATCCTCCAGGATGCGCTCGCGCTCGAGCGGGCAGGGGCCTACGCGTTGGTGCTGGAGGGGGTTCCCTCGGAGCTGGCCCAGCAGGTGACCCAGCGCCTGAGCATCCCCGTCATCGGCATTGGCGCGGGCGTGCACTGCGATGGCCAGGTGCTCGTCTGTTACGACCTGCTGGGGATGAATCCCGACTTCAAGCCCAAGTTCGTCAAGCGCTACGCGGACATGCACGGCACCATCACGGGTGCGGCCAGTGCGTTCTTCTCCGAGATCCGGGCGGGTGCTTTCCCGGACGAGGACCACTCCTTCCACTCGAAGACGCTGCGGCTGGTGGCCTCCCAGGTCCATCGTGAGCTGGAGCTGCCCGAGACGGGGGAAAAAGTCGGCCCCATCTACGGGGTCCCCGTCTAG
- a CDS encoding deoxynucleoside kinase gives MDYRYIVVEGPIGVGKTSLSNLLAERFNARRVLEVVEENPFLSSFYLDRQKYAFQTQTFFLLSRFRQQQELFQQDLFSSVTVSDYLFAKDRIFACLTLDPHELALYDRVFEALGPRVTKPDLVIYLQARLDVLLHRIKKRGREFERKFDVGYLEELVHAYNEFFSHYTETPLLVVNTSDIDFVNSEADQEALIQSIDNARQPGIHHHEVVPGRRA, from the coding sequence ATGGACTACCGCTACATCGTGGTCGAAGGGCCCATCGGCGTGGGCAAGACGAGCCTCTCCAACCTCCTGGCCGAGCGATTCAACGCGCGCCGGGTGCTGGAGGTGGTGGAGGAGAATCCCTTCCTGTCCAGCTTCTACCTGGACCGGCAGAAGTACGCCTTCCAGACGCAGACCTTCTTCCTGCTGTCGCGCTTCCGGCAGCAGCAGGAGCTCTTCCAGCAGGATCTCTTCAGCTCGGTGACGGTCAGCGACTACCTGTTCGCCAAGGACCGCATCTTCGCCTGTCTCACGTTGGATCCCCACGAACTGGCGCTCTACGACCGGGTCTTCGAGGCCCTCGGGCCCCGGGTGACCAAGCCGGACCTGGTCATCTACCTGCAAGCCCGCCTGGATGTCCTGCTGCACCGGATCAAGAAGCGGGGCCGGGAGTTCGAGCGCAAGTTCGACGTCGGGTACCTGGAAGAACTGGTGCACGCCTACAACGAGTTCTTCTCGCACTACACCGAGACGCCGCTGCTGGTCGTGAATACCTCGGACATCGATTTCGTGAACAGCGAGGCAGACCAGGAGGCGCTCATCCAGTCCATCGACAACGCGCGTCAGCCCGGCATTCATCACCACGAGGTGGTGCCGGGCAGGCGGGCGTAG